The proteins below come from a single Mercenaria mercenaria strain notata chromosome 3, MADL_Memer_1, whole genome shotgun sequence genomic window:
- the LOC128555508 gene encoding NADH dehydrogenase [ubiquinone] iron-sulfur protein 5-like → MTTTGGNWWDGWKIKSITRVNFIDFYTLSNMRCADMEMEFLKCADRVGLMYSKERCKDTFEDWKECTWQMKAKKRAQAIRREKVLQNRPDMKDARDDMRVDS, encoded by the exons ATGACAACAACAGGCGGCAATTGGTGGGACGGATGGAAAATAAAGTCGATAACAAGAGTTAACTTTATAGATTTCTATACATTGTCCAATATGAGATGTGCAGATATGGAGATGGAGTTCCTAAAGTGTGCTGATAGAGTTGGGTTAATGTATTCTAAGGAGAGATGCAAGGATACTTTTGAAGATTGGAAAGAATGCACTTGGCAGATGAAAGCT aaaaaaagagcACAAGCTATAAGAAGGGAGAAAGTACTTCAAAACAGACCAGATATGAAAGATGCTAGGGATGATATGAGAGTGGACTCGTGA